One part of the Prunus persica cultivar Lovell chromosome G5, Prunus_persica_NCBIv2, whole genome shotgun sequence genome encodes these proteins:
- the LOC18777961 gene encoding cyclin-dependent kinase F-4, giving the protein MLSLNKERAALCSTGRMERYKLIKEVGDGTFGSVWRAINKQTGEVVAIKKMKKRYYSWEECVSLREVKSLRRMNHLNIVKLKEVIRESDILYFVFEYMEYNLYQLIKDKEKLFPEADIRNWCFQVFQGLAYMHQRGYFHRDLKPENLLVTKDVIKIADFGLAREIDSQPPYTEYVSTRWYRAPEVLLQSYLYSSKVDMWAMGAIMAELFTLRPLFPGVSEADEIYKICSVIGSPTKDSWADGLHLAREINYQFPQFAGVHLSTLIPSASDSAISLMTSLCSWDPSKRPTAAEALQHPFFQSCYYVPPSLRSRSTVARTPPFAGARGASEQQCARKLSGTLSNSKISSNFPSPKLHASMGTGVQRKLDMVNQDAKKNDKYLKSSAKQQKYRPPGKSSPTTVNKGRITHGVSDTSEKLANMTIGYRKQTVGQQMRPPPMKAGVQWIGESGNLYLRPVQEIQPGRTYSRKVAG; this is encoded by the exons ATGCTTTCACTGAATAAAGAAAGAGCTGCTTTGTGTTCCACAGGAAGAATGGAGAG GTACAAGTTAATAAAGGAAGTTGGAGATGGCACATTTGGGAGTGTCTGGCGTGCTATTAATAAGCAGACTGGTGAAGTT GttgcaattaaaaaaatgaagaaaagataTTATTCATGGGAGGAGTGTGTAAGTCTACGAGAGGTTAAG TCATTGCGTAGAATGAATCATCTGAATATTGTGAAGCTCAAGGAAGTCATCAGAGAAAGTGACATCTTGTACTTTGTGTTTGAATACATG GAGTACAACTTGTACCAACTTATAAAAGATAAGGAAAAGCTTTTCCCTGAAGCTGACATCAGAAATTGgtgttttcaagtttttcaagGCCTTGCTTACATGCATCAGCGTGGATATTTCCATCGCGACCTTAAGCCAG AGAACTTGTTGGTTACCAAGGATGTCATCAAAATTGCTGATTTTGGTCTTGCTCGGGAAATCGATTCGCAACCTCCATATACGGAATACGTGTCAACACGGTG GTATCGAGCGCCTGAAGTCCTGCTCCAGTCATACCTGTATAGCTCAAAAGTCG ATATGTGGGCAATGGGTGCTATCATGGCTGAGTTGTTTACTCTCCGCCCTCTATTTCCAGGTGTTAg CGAAGCAGATGAGATATACAAAATATGCAGTGTGATTGGTAGCCCAACCAAGGATTCATGGGCTGATGGGCTTCATCTTGCAAGGGAAATCAACTACCAATTTCCTCAG TTCGCAGGTGTTCATCTTTCTACGTTGATTCCTTCAGCAAGTGATAGCGCAATCAGCCTTATGACA TCACTTTGTTCTTGGGACCCGTCCAAGAGGCCAACAGCTGCAGAGGCCCTCCAGCATCCTTTCTTCCAG AGTTGCTATTACGTTCCGCCATCCCTTCGCTCCAGATCAACTGTTGCTAGGACACCtccatttg CTGGAGCAAGGGGAGCATCGGAGCAGCAATGTGCTAGAAAATTATCTGGGACTTTATCTAATTCAAAGATTTCTAGCAACTTTCCTTCCCCAAAGCTGCATGCTTCTATGGGCACAG GTGTGCAGCGAAAACTGGATATGGTTAATCAG GATGCGAAAAAGAATGATAAATATTTGAAGAGCTCTGCCAAGCAACAGAAATATCGACCCCCTGGTAAAAGCAGTCCTA CGACTGTGAACAAGGGAAGGATTACACATGGAGTTTCAGATACATCTGAGAAGCTGGCAAACATGACAATTGGTTATCGCAAGCAGACTGTGGGGCAGCAGATGCGCCCCCCTCCCATGAAGGCTGGAGTCCAGTGGATTGGCGAATCTGGAAACTTGTATCTCAGGCCTGTTCAAGAGATTCAACCTGGCAGAACCTATTCGAGGAAAGTTGCGGGTTGA
- the LOC18776814 gene encoding growth-regulating factor 4 — translation MSGSSVGNGGLAPPFTVAQWAEMEHQALIFKYLKAGLPVPPDLLGPIRTSFNLISSNFLRHHPTLGYTSYCGKKIDPEPGRCRRTDGKKWRCSKDAHPDSKYCERHMNRGRYRSRKLVESQTTSQSSSTVTSDSVIGSSSHSGSFQNMPLHSMVNSGGLCFGSNVSQLKMEPIPYGIGNSGNRGRNGAEEHNFMSEPSGSVRCLGMDSTVDSPWHLMVPRVSLKSESKNCSLLLNNSSQLETLQHTEPLTVDAAITKQQQHQYVGGQFGFPGSLKHEQNSLQPFFDEWPKSRDLGFHLSDHRSTNTLTATQLSMSNAMAPSKFFARSADSPTDAYT, via the exons ATGAGCGGGTCGTCGGTGGGCAACGGAGGCCTCGCGCCGCCTTTCACAGTTGCGCAGTGGGCGGAGATGGAACATCAAGCTTTGATattcaaatatctcaaagCTGGGCTGCCTGTTCCTCCTGACCTCCTTGGTCCCATTCGCACCAGTTTCAACCTCATCTCTTCCAATTTCTTGCGCCACCACCCCACCT TGGGTTATACATCCTATTGCGGTAAGAAAATAGACCCAGAGCCAGGGCGTTGCCGGAGGACAGATGGCAAGAAGTGGAGGTGCTCCAAAGATGCACATCCAGACTCCAAGTATTGTGAGCGGCACATGAACCGAGGTCGCTATCGTTCAAGAAAGCTTGTGGAATCACAAACTACCTCTCAATCTTCATCAACTGTGACGTCAGACAGTGTGATTGGGAGCTCTAGCCACAGTGGGAGCTTCCAAAACATGCCCTTGCATTCAATGGTAAATAGTGGGGGTCTATGCTTTGGAAGCAATGTATCTCAGTTGAAGATGGAGCCTATACCCTATGGGATAGGTAACAGTGGAAACAG GGGGCGCAATGGAGCAGAAGAGCACAATTTCATGTCAGAACCTTCTGGGAGTGTGAGGTGTCTTGGGATGGACAGTACTGTAGACAGTCCATGGCATCTTATGGTGCCTCGAGTTTCCTTGAAATCGGAATCAAAAAATTGTTCTCTTTTGCTAAACAACAGCTCCCAGCTAGAGACATTGCAACATACTGAACCATTGACTGTTGATGCTGCCATCACTAAACAGCAGCAACATCAGTATGTCGGTGGACAGTTTGGCTTTCCAGGATCTCTAAAACACGAACAGAATTCGCTTCAGCCTTTCTTCGATGAGTGGCCTAAGTCGAGGGATCTTGGTTTCCATCTAAGTGATCATAGATCCACCAATACCTTAACTGCAACTCAACTGTCAATGTCTAATGCAATGGCCCCCTCCAAATTCTTCGCAAGGAGTGCTGACTCACCTACTG ATGCCTATACTTGA